Proteins from a genomic interval of Arachis hypogaea cultivar Tifrunner chromosome 10, arahy.Tifrunner.gnm2.J5K5, whole genome shotgun sequence:
- the LOC112717930 gene encoding uncharacterized protein produces MNNRVDLVEKITPWRESWKVHVKVVKLWYQKNTALDPSQNLLHMVLMDEKLHKIQATIRDELISKFAVSLNEGDLYLITNFTVLPNTGLNRVTKHRFRLLFQYKTSVVSVVSPRITHSGLCFTSIDEIDQMTRDHNFLIGLYKFLALPF; encoded by the exons ATGAATAATCgtgttgatttggtggagaaaaTCACTCCGTGGAGGGAATCATGGAAAGTGCATGTTAAAGTTGTGAAGTTGTGGTACCAGAAGAATACAGCTTTGGATCCTTCTCAAAATCTGTTGCATATGGTCTTAATGGATGAGAag TTACACAAGATCCAAGCTACCATTAGAGATGAGCTTATATCAAAGTTTGCTGTGTCTCTAAATGAAGGTGATCTGTATTTGATAACCAATTTTACAGTTTTGCCAAACACTGGTTTGAACAGAGTGACCAAACATCGGTTCAGACTTTTGTTCCAATACAAGACCTCTGTTGTTTCTGTGGTCTCTCCAAGGATAACTCATTCCGGGTTGTGTTTTACATCAATAGATGAAATTGATCAAATGACAAGGGACCACAATTTCCTTATTGGTTTGTACAAGTTTCTTGCTCTACCCTTTTAG